Genomic window (Kwoniella botswanensis chromosome 1, complete sequence):
tatatcagcattgatTCGTATGCAAAGTGATAGATTCCGTGTTTCATTGTGAGTCGTCAAGGAATACAGACAATTGACGCACCCTCGCGAAATATATCGTCCTGGGTTTCGTATGTATattcatcaagaagaaacaacaTCTCGTTTGTAGATATCCTGAACATATCGAGTTTTAGTGAGCTTTTCTGCTTTTGAAACGAGAGATACAGCTTACCTTCTATCCTATTTACTTCAATCCTCTCACCGACATTCATCACTTTTATAAAAGGACCTTCGTCCGCTGTGACAGTATCATACACTTGCTCTTGATCACGAATACGACTCCAGTAATCTGCTACTGCTCGATCGGCATCCCAACCTGCGTACTACGGGGAATATACGATGATCGGAAGATCAGCACAGGTCTCTCAATCGTGTAGTAGCGCAGTCAAGAACTTCTGAAGCTTGACGTTGACTTTAACTTACATCAGGTGAAGATAATTTGACACTCCTTATATTAGCAGtgatgatttcttcttgatcgcACACACTCTCTACGTTATGGACAGAACAAAAGTATAGCAGAATTAGCTCCTCGAACCTTCTTCTAATTCTACAGAAATTTGTAGTCTTCGTCGTTGATCATTTTTACTTACCCAAGAAAATAACGTGTACACCTTTACTCTCGAATTTCTCATAACAATCTTTCCTATTTTTCACATTCCCATTATTCGCATCGTATATAACGACCTGACCGCCTTGGACAGTATAAAAATCCATAATTTGATCTTCCAGTTCGTTCTTGATTCGGCGTCGGAGAGCGTTGGTAGCTTCTGACCGAGGCGCTATGGTGACAAGATGATACAGCTTTAGTGATGTAATTGGTATATGTGATAGAAGACTGAAAGAGGTTCGAGATCGCGTAAAGAGAAATAAAAGTCTCCACTCACATTTCGTCTGAAAGTAATCTGGAGGTACGTTCTGTGCACCACCCAATACCTTTCGTCTATAATCACCTAAAGAATAAACCCTCGTTTTTACACCTAACCATCTCAGATATCTTTCCAGTGCTCTCGAAATGTGTGTTTTGCCTCGAGCTGTATATTCACGGAAGAGCGATATAAGCTGAAGCCTGACAATATGCGACGAATAGCTCACCTGGCAACCCCACTGTGACTATGAGAATCAGACCGGCATGGAACAGTCTTCCAGACTGGGTGACGTATAATGGAGCGGCCATGGTGTCTTGGGCGcaatgaagatggaagaggtgCTATCGATGACTTGATGCTTTGTTTGACTATTGATCGGGTGCTTTTCTCTATCTTCTTGTGGGTCGATATTTCCAGTGATGATTCTGAGCCGAGAGGATAGGATTTATGACGGTATGACGATGGGACCAGAGTATGGTATGTGGACAGTGGTGACAGGGTgaaccaaggtgagtcgtaGTGGGAGTGTGAAAGGAGCGGTCACCTCCGCTTTTATCTGTTAGTTTGATCCCGTTCAACTATGACATGATCCGGCCGGAGAAACCGAGAAATCGATAACCGGAGTGACCACCTGACTTGAGcttgaatggatggatgttgatctcTTGACTGCTCGTATggttcatcctccatctctgAGTGTGGTGATCCTTCGAAGGAAACCTATAAGAACGAATGCAAATACCCCATATCACTattggcatcttcatcatagCCTGAGGGTGCCATCATCAGAATGAGAGCCATCTCACGTCGACTTCCCACGGGAGCTGTCACTCCTCTCATCACCAGATCGAGGCTTCTACCCACCTACACCCGATCGCATAGACTATATAGACAACTCTCTTCCCTACACTCTACGaacctttcctcttcctcgactCATACCTCCAATCTGGTCAACAATACCTCAATCGTCAAACCTCACTTCAGAAAGATCCTCATCGCTAATAGGTACGCTAAACCTGGGCTTCTGACGATCGTGGATGGCAGACCAGCTGAGAATGAATTCATAGAGGCGAGATAGCATGTCGTATTATCCGAACTGCCAGGAAACTAGGAGTGAAGACCGTAGCAGTATTCAGTGAGGCTGACAAGGGCTGTATACATGTACAAATGGTTCGTTGGATCAATCTGTGTATATCTGCTGCCCTCCAGTTCAGCTAACTCGTAGGGGTACTGAATAGGCAGACGAAGCGTATTGTATCGGACCAGCACCAAGTTCTGAAAGTTATGTAAGTGAAAGCATTCCCAGCTCCTGTGGGGGTTctttgatgaagatgaaaaacTGATATTTCTGTGAATAGCTGAATATCGATAAGATCTTGGCAGTAGCTAAAGCGACAGGAGCAGAGGTCAGTTGACCGAAGTCCGCAGGAGGAAATCCAAAGTGTAGCTAACAAATCCAATAATTCTTAGGCAATTCATCCAGGATACGGATTCCTATCTGAATCTTCAGTTTTCGCAGAACGGATCAAAGATGCAGGTCTGGTATTTATCGGACCTCccacatcagctatcaagaGTATGGGATCGAAGAGGGAAAGTAAGGAGATAATGACTGGTGAGCTGTCAGTTCCTCCAAGGTCAAATTACAGCTGACACATGGGAATTAGCTGCTGGCGTTCCTTGTGTACCGTAAGTATACGTTCTTACATCGCTAGATATGCTTTGCAAAGTCCTGATGATCGGAAATTCGATGCAGAGGATATCACGGTGCCGACCAGTCCCATTCTGCTCTTTCAAAAGGAGCAGAACAAACCGGCTATCCCCTCCTTATCAAACCAACTCAcggaggaggtgggaaggGTATGAGGATCGTTAGAGACCCTAAatcatttgaagatgaattgatctCAGCTAAAAGAGAAGCTATAAAATCGTTTTCGAATGATGAGGTACTGCTGGAGAGATGGCTAGAGAAACCTAGACATGTCGAAGTTCAGGTTTTTGCTGATACGTTTGGGAACACGGTGGCGTTGGCTGAGAGGGACTGTTCTGTTCAGAGAAGACATCAGAGTATGTTCAGTCGTGTTTATACTACCCCATGTCGGTCAGCTGACGATACTATCGGGGATGATAGAGATAATCGAAGAAGCCCCAGCACCTGGACTGAGTCCTGAGCTCAAAAAGGATTTCGCAGAGAAAGCCGTGGCTGCTGCCAAAGCGGTCAATTAGTGAGCTGATCTGTCCCAAATTGCCTGCGCACAGCTAACGACGCTTCTCGGATAGTGTTGGAGCAGGAACAGTTGAGTTCATCATGGATGCTGAAACTGGGGAATACTTCTTCATGGAAATGTGAGTAACTACAGctacgatgatgatggcggAAGTGAATTTTACAGCAAGCTGACTTATTTTTGGTTTTGTAGGAATACCCGATTACAAGTAGAGTAAGCTGGCTGAACGTCACTTCGAATCGAGCTCGCAGCTGACAGCCCGTACTCTCTCAGACATCCTGTCACCGAGATGGTTACTGGTATCGATCTGGTTGAATGGCAATTGTCCGTAAGCTCAGCTCTTGCGTCCTTATCGCGGTATCCACTGgctcaacatcaacctcatATGTGTATAGGTGGCAGCTGGAAACTCACTACCATTAACTCAAGAGCAAATACCTTGCAATGGTCATGCATTCGAGGCTAGAATCTACGCCGAGAGACCCGAATCGTAAGCTACCGATCAATGTCTGCTTATTCTTGCGGGCCTGTAATCGCTTACTGTCATCTTACAGCAACTTCTTGCCCGACGCTGGAAAGTTACTCCATACCAAAGCACCCGTGAACGTGCCCCATCGACTGGAGACGGGATTCTGGGAAGGGGATGAAATAAGTTCGTACTATGATCcaatggtgagttgttgGTCTTGTTCAAGTATGATCGCAATCTACCCCTGCACTCCTGATATCATTGAGCCGAGATCAGCTGGTTGTCCGCGACTTGCACCTCTTGTGTAGAAGGGCGCAATAAACTGATTTTGGGAAATAGATCTCCAAACTTATCGTCCATGGACCCGATCGATCGTCTGCCCTTTCGCTCCTACGCTCAGCCCTAGGTGAATATCAAGTTGTAGGTCCATCGACCAATATTGAATTCCTCAAATCAGTAGCGGGCCATGAAGTCTTCGCAAGCGGTCCTGTAGAAACCAGTTTTGTGCCTGTATGTGTTCCTCATTCTGTCTACATTCTCATCTGGACGTGGTTGAGCTGACTGACAATGACACCCTCAGACCTACCACACCGACCTCTTTCCCGCACGTCATATCCCCACTGAAGTCCTGGCTCAGGCGGCACTCTACCTCACTCTTAGATCTGAGAAAGCCCATCAAATACTAGGTGATGGGCCTTGGTCTAAATTAGTTGATCTAAGATTCGGTGACGAGGTAATCAAGGAATATAAGATAGAtgaccatctcatcaaactTAAGCACACCGATAAAGGGTATTCTGTCAGTATAGATTCACAAGATTGGATTGATATCTCATCGAGTATGTTGAacgaagaaggtatagaatTAATCagtgagattgagaataATCACGTGAAATCAACTATTATTCCTGTCGCCTCAACTGGACATGGGCATGGTCAaattggagaagagaaattgcATATATttgcatcttcttcacattACATCCTTACTCATCGACCTACATTATTGGAAGATCCATCTTTATCCACATCCACTTCTAACGGTAGTAACCAAGATAAACTTGTATCGCCTATGCCAGCTACTGTAATAGAAGTGAAAGTAAGATCTGGAGACGAGGTAAAAGAGAATCAAGTGCTGGTAGTGCTAGAAAgtatgaagatggaaataTCCATTAGAGCATCTAAAGATGGGGTCGTTGGTGAAGTGAATgtggagaaaggaaaggtCGTTCAGGAAGGTGAAGTGTTGGTTGAGTTGGCGAAGCAATAACGGAATAATGGGACTATTTCATTCATTGAACCGAGTTAGCTttttgtcttctttctcgtctGTTGTAACATTAGATGATATGTTTGTAAAGCAAAGAAGAATGTATAGGTTCAGTCCAAGTATATAGGTATCGTCCACACCTCTTGTCAGGGAGGCTCAGGCTCATTAAATCAGGTTTTGGTAAAGCATCATAAGTAACAGAGGGTATAGGAGAATTATGGGATGGATAGTATGTATATGTtgaaaagaagggaagaaagaacatTCGACTTACATTTGTTGCACTGTGTTCAACTAAAAAGCAAATTTCAATTCTCCTTCTACGGCACCTCTTTCTAATCCCAAATCAGCCAACAACTGATCATAGTCCTCTTTTGAATTTGTCCTTTTGAAGTATTTCAGATGTCTTGCTCGTTCTTGTACGAGCAATCTCAACGATCGCTTGTTGGAGGTATCCTTGGGATTTTGGACTGTGTGAGAGAGTAGATTATGGATTTTGGAAGTGAGTAGGGCGGCTAAAATTATCAGAGGGGAGTTAGCAAAAGTTATGAGAAAAACCGAACGATCGTATTGAGGAGTGTGGATGTAAATGACGGGGAAGTTGAAAAAAAGAGActatcgactcaccttgtactCTTGAACTACCCGTATCTTTTCCTTGTCCAAACGCATCAATGACCCTCTGTCTGTTCAAAACGTTCACAGCTGATTTTGAAGAGTTTCTCAGATCTAATATCCTCATGAGCATCTCAGATTGTTTattctgttcttcctctactgCTATCTCACTTCCATTACCGCTACGATTATTTGAAGTTGAATAACTTAATTCAGTCGAGATATGAGGTAAAGCTCCGAATAAAAGATCTTCATCCGCTTTACTTATACCAGGTAATAAGTGTTTCGGTCTTTCCCCTTGGCTATAATTCGGTGGAGGTGAATAAGCAATTTCATCGTAGTTCAATAAAACTCCCTTGAGCTTTGAGTTATCCCATTCGTTCTCTGGTTTCGGAGGTAACGTCGCACTTCCACTTGCGATTGTACCAGTTGCGGAAGATTGAGCTTGAGCCTGAGCTAGAAGGGTACGTGAAGAGGGAGCTCTATAGTTGACTCTTCCCAGTActggatcgatcgattcggGCTTGATCACTTTGGAAGCTTGAAGTTCGAGATTGGCAGCTTTACGCCTCTTAGCGATGAGCTTACGCTTTGATACGCTGTGGACTTGCGAGGTGGAGAATGATCGGAGTCGCGAGGGACCTGCTACTGCCGAGGGGGAGAAGCCTGAGCGGATAGAAGGGAGGGtgaatgacatggtgatgtgtgattgaattggatataTAGCTTGGTGGATAGTTAGGTTGTATGAGCAAGTGACATAAATGCACAAATTAAAATCAAAATATCTACCTAACCCAGAAAGTTACTCTGGCTCTCGTTCGGACTTTTGTTTCGATATGTACGGTGTATGCGGTGTTTTGTGATCTGTGGCACTTGTGCAGGTCCTCTTCCCACGTGACTATCTGATTATTCCGATCTGTGATCCATTTATCGATTATCGGCCGGCTAATATACGAGGAATATAACGTCAGTCACATACAGCAGCAGCACAACGTCATCTCATCCCCCAATAGGAGAGAGGAGACCACCTACAACCTGCAACCTATAACTCTGTCCCTTCCATTAATTACTGCACTTTTAATTCGTTAACACCCATTCATTCTTGAACATTCCTCTCAAACACATCAACACTCACAATGTCATTCAGATCAGCTACAAGACTCTCCGCGCGACTCGCTTCCGCTTCCCGAGCTACCTTAACCGCTCATGCCCAGCCAGCAGCTAGGAGGTACGCATCTACCACCGGACCTCAAAAGGGGGGTGATACCACTTGGATGATCGGTTCAGCAGTTGTATTCGGTTCTTTGGTAAGCTGCAGAATCCTGTATCAGATCTTAATACCAAGTGGTCTGGTTGATATCCAAATGAAAGCTAATAGGTCATTTCCTTCATCAGGGTGCATTCCTCCTCccttccaaagcttcttcccaCGCTGCTACACACTCCCAAGAACATGCAAAAGTAAGAGCAGAAATCAACGAATCTGCTCCTACAGTGAAACAAGGAGAGGCTGTCCAAGCAACCGATGCTGGTAAATATTCACCTGTGAGTGTGGCCCATCTATCAAATTGCTTTGTACCTGTCCAGACAGAAACGATCCCCTTCTATCTCTTGGATTCAAGACATATGCTAATCAAATGTCTGGTACTCCATAGAAAACCCCTGACCCTTCAGGAATCCACAAAGATGCCGATAAAGCCCCCAACGAAATTCCAGTGAAGAAGGACGAGTCCAAGACGATGCCTGAGAACTTGATCGAGAACGATTCGTTGAAACCTGAATCCAAATCTGGCGGGCAAAACGCAAACGAAGTTGCCAAATCTCAAGCTTCCTCTGAAGATAAACAGGACGCTCCCGGTAccgaagaggaggatgacgGTGCCGCTGGAAAGGAACAGGGTGAACCTACTCAGCAAGAAATTAAGGATAGTATCCTCAGAGCTGAGGTGGGTACTGCTTCCAATCTCAATTCCTGTCATATAGAAGCCTGGATTGGGGTGAAAGATATTCTTCTTTAATCATTCCTCTGTCTACAATCACGGCTCTGAGGCGTATACTGAATTTAGTGGTGTTGAACTTTGAGCTGACTCGACATTTGATGATCTATTTAGCGAACAAACACCCCTAAAGCAGCTATGAGCGAGGAAGCCAAGGGCCACGAGACTCAAGCTGAGTGAAAATATAGTTAGAAGCAGATTGGAAGGATCTACATTACACAGCTGAGGTTAACGTGGGTAAAAGAAGtaaaagagaaaaagaaggggaagaattCGAAATTCACAAAAGTGAATAAAAAGATATACAACATAGGATAAAAAAGTATAAAAGAGATGCATTATCAATCTTAAACAGGTATACGTGTTTGTTGTTACTCGAAGAGGATTAGAGTACGTTGATGAGTTTGCTATCACGTCGCTTATTATCATCGTGGACGAATTGCAGCACCCGTTATGCACCAACCTTGAATGGATGTATCGTCGATAGCgctcctttccttcttcatccgttTCTGTGAACTTGCTTGTCTGCAGACACCCTGGAGGACACATCgcaagagaaagacaaattCACACCTATTGAAGGAGGAGCAATCAACGAGTGAAATTCAGCGTTCCAATTTGAAAATTCGGATATTGTAGTTGTATCATCTGATGACCTGAAGTTCAAGGCGCATACATGGATACTTGGTTCATGCTCGTAAGTCGGGGTGGGTTTACCTTTGGTATCATCAAATCAGAATCGCACTATTTACCGCAATAATGCGTGTTGTTACAGCAAAGTATTCCAAGATATGCTCAATATCGACCCGACGAAAGATCCCGACGATTTCACGAACGTCATCAACCTCACAGATGTGAAAGACTAGAACGGTCCCAAACGTTGAAACTCTTTTTTGATCTGGCTTATGGGAGTATGATGCCGATCCCAGATATAGGAATCAATACTTCATCGCTCACATCCCTGATGGGATTCATGCAGAAATACGAGGCAACATATCCTCTGGTAGTTGTCAGATATGCCTTGAGGGCTTGCGCTTCGCAGAAGGGCGTAGACGTTTTTGGCATGTCATATTTGGTTCACTTCTGGATAATCCAGAGCTATGTAAGGCTGCAATCACTAGTAGAACTGATAAAGACTGGAAACATGATGATAACATGGGTACAAAATCAATATTAGATGATATCTGATTGAATCATACGACGACTTGACTTTGTTTCGATATTGGTCGATGTCGATGCTGTTGGAAGTCACGTCCTAGATCTTTCTGCAGTCAGAATGAAACCGTTTCAACAGATCGTCAGTAGATATAGTTCGGCTCTTCTGAGAGCGAGCGCTTCTGTCTCAGTGACAAATCGAAATATTTGGGATCAAGAGTCAGGCTTCTTAAAAGGTGACTGGGTGGACCAGAAGGAAATGATAGCTGAGGAATCCGAAGACTACCTCAACAATCACGAGTAATGTGAAGCTAGCGAAAagatatcatactgtacagtGAAACCTGATCGAATGATGACCTGTTATCGTACATCGACTTGTGGGTCTATCGTACAACATCCTTCCCATCACCTAACACTTTCCTCTTAACTTCCAAACTTACACCATTCCCACCATTCTCCAATATCCTCTCTGTAGCCAGCTCATCTAACAATTTCAACTGTTTCTCTGTACTTTGCATTTCTGGCGGAACGGTCGTTTCGCTATTCGGTGATTCCAAGAGACGCGATACGGCCTATAACGAGAAGTCGCATCAGCTGACCAGATCATCATAACATCAGATCAGATAGAAGAGACGAGACATACCAATTTTATACCCCACCATGTTCTTGTTCTGCGTTGATTCGGATTAGTTTCTTTCGTACCTTGCATTTCGATTGACCGTAAGAGGTGTTTGAGGGACAGTTGATAGTCGCTAcgatagaagatgatatatcagtgTACATTTTTGACGGTGAAATAGAAGTATATTTCGAATTTAGGATAAAGATCCGACTGGACCGgagaggattggaagagaaCGGTAATAGCGAGATGTGCCAGTCAAAGTGCGATGCTTTGAAAAGCAAACTTACCCCATCGTATAAGCTACTTCTCCCGCCCTTCTCACCGCCCCTTCATCCCATGGTTGTAAACTCATTAGATGACCCAGCGCATCCAACGCCTGGGTGTACATTCCTAGTTCGCAGTATTGTTCGGAGAGTAGAGACCATCCGGAAGGGTCAGAGTAGAACGTATCGAGGTATTTGAGGAGTAAAGGGATCGCCGAGGTGGGCGAAGATGAGAGTGTGAGGGAGATTAGACGTTGGTGAGCGGACTGTAAGTACACAGCCGTCATTAAAGTCAGTTGAGAGTTAAGAATATATATGGTATGTGAGTGAGAGAGAAACACGATATGATTCCATATGGATATATGCTGTGATGACTATTTGCCTTGTCTCGTCCATGGGAAGCTGCGtaaatcatactcaccacATTAGTCTCATCCACCCTCAGTAGACCCTCATACACCGCTTTAGCATCTTCCGATCTACCTTGCGACTCTAGTAATAATCCATCTAATATCTTGACTCGGGGCGAGTTGGGGAATTTGTAATGAAGTAATTTGATCTGTTCCTATGAGATGTTGCTCAGAGCATTAGCGTTATTCATGAGTGTCACAGTGGTAGGCTCGATAAGGCATTTGATCTCGCTCGATGAGACgagtgagagatgatatAGACCGTTCAACTTACTTGAGATAATTCGATTTGACCTAGATCTAAAGCTGCAATAGCCAATTGTTCCCTCAAAGCCCATTCTACGTCATGAACAGCATTGGAGTTagtatatcttctttctcctgtCGAGAATTCGAATGAATAGAGGAGTCAAAGAGAAAATGGAAGGTTATGCTGGGATTATAGGCACGACACGACAGAATGACAGATCGTGTCCTGtttcaactcaactcaccttgatcaccCACTTTACCACTtttcaacaatttcaatCCCAATTCGATGACTTCCTCAGAGCGTCGGGCTCCTATCGTACGCCATCTTGACAGTACCTCGAGATCTGATGAGGACATCTTGCTTAGGTTTATGTTATTTTTATATGGGAGGTGACGAACAAAAAGGATGTCAGAGATAGGATCTAGTTTATTGACAACACCTCACGGACAGCCTCCACCGTACGAGTGATTGAACACTGGTGGCATACCATACATCGTCGTCAAGAATAAAATAACGATCACTGTATACATAGGACTTTGAGCTTGGCGGAATGTTCACATATTACATACATAGATGATAGTGAATGGCACTGAGGTACAGGTATATATCCGTCAAGAAGAGCTCCTCTCCCCACTTGTAGACTTCACACTTTGTCTCTGTGAAGAAACCTTTCAAACACACATCATATTCCGATTATCCTCTACTAAATTTGACCCATCACTGAGTAATACCGCATATTGTCCTTTGCTACTCAAGCTCACACCGTACCTTCCCTATTCCTCTGATTGTTTCCTGTTAAATGCGCCGTAACACCTTCATTCCTAGCTCTCTCCCAcgcctcatcctcctcgGCATTACCTATTCTGTACCCgcctctttcatcttcatcagatcGTCTGGCAGGTTGAGCTGCATGTCCAGTCAGATGCGCAGTGACGCCCTGGGATTCAGCTGTATTCCatgcatcttcttcttccctgtTGACTGACGGACCCTCTCCGGCAGGTGGTTGGGCCCAGGGAGCTTCAGGATGATAATCGCCTTTCTCGTATCCGCCCGGAGGTGGGGGCGCACCATTCACTGGTGGCCCAGGATAAGGAGGTACCATCCATGCTTGTGCTCCACCCGGAGCGCCTGGCGCACCTGGTGGTGGAGGGTAGTAGTACCCTGGTTGCATCTGGAAGGACTGTTGTTGGACGACTCGACGAGAGCGGATAGACGATGGGTCGAGGAGTTGACGGTAGTACGATAAGAGGATTGAAGCGAATAGGAGCTGATAAAGAAGGCAGTGGAGGTCAGTCTCGTTACAACCAGACTTGACACGTCGTTTTGCTATTTCGGCTAGGAGAAATAGCTCACCGATATGACAAGGGTCAAGAACAACCATGCGAACACAGACCATGTACCTCTATCCCAGGCATTGTCGCAGACTGATTGATAACGAAGTCAGCCTAAAATGCACGAAAGATTATAGCCGTTATTCAGACTTACTGGTCTCGGCTTGATCAGTGTTGATAGTGGTAGTATCTCCGAGACTCTATTAGATTCATCAAATTAGCTCGATAGTAAAGACTGAAGGAGATACTCACGTCGAATGCAGATTGTCCAGTCTCATTTTTGACACATTGGGCGATTAAATCGTTCTATCATCATGAACATGACTTGTCGTGAGCTTGGTTCGTTCTTACTattgaatgatctgatccgATCTGACAGGGATTaattaactcaccttcatgGAGAAATGAATGACCACAGACAAGATTTGATTGGCAACATTTACCAAAATACCAGTTGGTGCTAAAATCGCGAATAATCTCGCTAAATTTACTTTTTGCTATAGTCACGAAGTACGATCATGGTCAGTAAACGTGTAGAGCGACACATGAGAATGATACATGATCTGAGATGTGGTGTTCatgggttgatggatatatGATTTGGGAAGAGAGTGGAAAACTCACAACTATCGCAATGAATATACAGAAAGCTTCTATACCAGCTATGATAAAGTATAATATCGCTTGGACGATATCGAATACTTTCATTTTTGCCGTCTCTATATTCACGTTGGACAAGGTTTACAGGTTGTCAGCAAAAATTTGTGATGGCATTATGCATTCATGTGATGAAATAGAAAATGTAAATTTTATCACAAGACTTGGTTCACTCACCATTATCATTTCCCAGATCTCTTATACTATCTACACCCAAAGCCAAACCGTATATAAAGCCCAAGCCAGCGGTGAAGAATATGACTGGACGTAGAGAGTACGGGTAGACTTTTTGTACTACGGCTGTATACCTTGGTGGTGGACCTGTTGATCCATCGGGTCCATTGGTACCAGAAGTATTAGGTCGTTGAAATTGGAGGGAAGGTTGAATAGGATGATCGggattggattgaattgACATTGTTGGTTTGAtccagaggtgagttggattaTAATTGACGAATCATTCGACAGATAGAGTGGTATATATTGTGGTTGATTGTCCAAGTTACCATAGAGGTTTCGTTTAGGAAGCGATATTTGATGGTGGCAAGGTGATTTGCCGTCGTTGTCaagtgaagagatgaaaggatagGTTGTCATGTTATTAGACGTGAATGAAAGGGGGGTTACCAGTGGTAGACAGATATATATTTATAGAtaggaggatgagaagatgagggggAACAA
Coding sequences:
- a CDS encoding acetyl-CoA carboxylase, biotin carboxylase subunit, with the protein product MRAISRRLPTGAVTPLITRSRLLPTYTRSHRLYRQLSSLHSTNLSSSSTHTSNLVNNTSIVKPHFRKILIANRGEIACRIIRTARKLGVKTVAVFSEADKGCIHVQMADEAYCIGPAPSSESYLNIDKILAVAKATGAEAIHPGYGFLSESSVFAERIKDAGLVFIGPPTSAIKSMGSKRESKEIMTAAGVPCVPGYHGADQSHSALSKGAEQTGYPLLIKPTHGGGGKGMRIVRDPKSFEDELISAKREAIKSFSNDEVLLERWLEKPRHVEVQVFADTFGNTVALAERDCSVQRRHQKIIEEAPAPGLSPELKKDFAEKAVAAAKAVNYVGAGTVEFIMDAETGEYFFMEMNTRLQVEHPVTEMVTGIDLVEWQLSVAAGNSLPLTQEQIPCNGHAFEARIYAERPESNFLPDAGKLLHTKAPVNVPHRLETGFWEGDEISSYYDPMISKLIVHGPDRSSALSLLRSALGEYQVVGPSTNIEFLKSVAGHEVFASGPVETSFVPTYHTDLFPARHIPTEVLAQAALYLTLRSEKAHQILGDGPWSKLVDLRFGDEVIKEYKIDDHLIKLKHTDKGYSVSIDSQDWIDISSSMLNEEGIELISEIENNHVKSTIIPVASTGHGHGQIGEEKLHIFASSSHYILTHRPTLLEDPSLSTSTSNGSNQDKLVSPMPATVIEVKVRSGDEVKENQVLVVLESMKMEISIRASKDGVVGEVNVEKGKVVQEGEVLVELAKQ